The genomic DNA AAGAATATCATTGTACAATTTATGATGGTAATCAAGATGGCCTGAGATAAACAGGTGATTTATCATGAAAACAAATGCCTTGCAAAGCTCTTGGCAATGCATATCACCTAAACTAACTACCATTAACTTTGTGACGAAGGATAATGGCACAGCATTAACTTTCTTAAGACTGGGATGTCAAGTGATGTATCTGATACAGCTGTTTTGTGAGCGCGTCATCCTCTCCAGATCCTGGTAAATATGGCTTAGTCAAGTTGTTGGAAAAGAAGTGTCAATACAAGATAGGACCACACAAGATCACAGAGCCATGATCCATGTCCGTTGGACTTTGTTGAACAGAGAACTTCTGGGGATTGTGTAGCAGAAAATTTAATTACACTGCCAGAATGCATCTTCATGTTAGATAAGAACATAAGATATCATAGCAAAGTCTAGAAAGTGACGCCAGAAGTTTGCCATTTTAGTTTAAGTAGTGAAGTAACATCACTCTTGGGATGGATACCGAAACAAAAAACTATAGAATACTCTACTGTACGTAATTAGACCGCTCATTCTATAGTGCTTGTGATTCACTACAAACTGCGCCCAGAAGAAACTAATTTTCTATGACCTTTCCTTGGATTACTTTGATTATAAGGCTATTTCGTGACCTTTGTACTCGGCATGAAGTATAACACTTTGTACATTTTATCTCACATAGTACTAGTACAGAGGTTGCAATCTCACCTTCGTCGTTTTTTTCACTTGACCCGTCCTTGAATTATCCAGAAGAAAGGAGAAGACGAACATGGGAACTCCAATAAATGAATTGAGAATTGTGAATAATACTGCAACTGGCTCACTCCCTGAAAGAAGATCATACCAAGGGGTACTGCATCTTCAgcacatatatttttttggctTCATCTAGCGTTTAATTTCACAAATTTTCATCACAATGACCATTAGTACTTCTTATAACACCACGCCATCTTGTAACAACTAAAAAATCTTCAGTAATCTGGGTTTGAACTCATAAAAACAGCTTCGTGGACCAAAGTAGAAAAACGTACCTTCTGCGAAGTAGAAAAAGCCTGTCAGCCAGGGGAGGCAGAGGAAGAGAGATATCGAAATGGATCCTGCGAGCATTGGAATGATAGATTTATTCACTTTGCGTCCCTTTTCACAAGCTTTCTTCATAGTCAGGACGAACAAGGATGCGTTCACCTGTGGCGAGAATTGGACCCTTCAGAAACTTTCGTAATGAGATTTATCGATGAACGTTTTAGACAGGTAAAGATTCATGGGTAGGAACCAATTGTAATTTAGAGAAAGTGATACTGATCTGATATGCCACTTGTCTCTAATTTTTGAAGAGAATTCGCAAAGTAATCTGATGTTTTCCATGTGGATGAAACGACAACAGAAATCTGGCTCCACATCAAGTTTAAGCTGCGCTGTCCCATACAAAACATTCAAAGATTTTATCACATTATAGTCCTactgatttgattttattatctagagagaaaaatgtggacagatgACTTTACTTGGATCTTTAGACTTCAGACCTAAAAGCACATTCAGCATACATCGGGTTGCTCATCTTGGAAGCCTACATTGGTGAAAAGAGTTTCAAACAAGAGCATCAGGGATGATGCACATTATATTAATCCGTATGAAGCGATTGGCTTACCCATTTATACACGAAGTAAAACAATGGAAAACTAAAGAACAGCACTATGGGGGTGCAACTGAAGCACGGAAATTCTCAAAAAGGATTTCTTCTTCAAGTAATTACTCATTATTGCAAAGTGGTATGCAGTATTTATAACAACTATGCCAATATAGAATGATGAAGCAAGAACTTAAAAATCAACCTCCCAATAAAGAGGTAAGAATAATTAATGTCATGTGTATTTCGGATTTACACGAACCGTCAAGCATGACCCATTCTGTACTCTTACCAGTAGTACTGGAAGAGCTACTCCAGCAAATGCCCATATCAATTTGTTGCTCAGCCAGCACCTGTAATCAGAGGATTGGTCAGAATTAACAACCATAGGAATACATATCATAACCCGCTCACTTGGATATTTATGATGATCTGACCTCATTTATTCGGCTATTAAAAGAACAAGCAGTGTTCAAGAATAGAGAGTAACGACTAGAACTAAAAGTCTGATCActatatatttttgaaagaaaaataagaatttgagaaagattttaaaaattcagtttcACTAAGGCCATTAAACTCGATAAGACTTGTTTATGAAAGCGGCTTTACTCTACAACAATTATGTCTTATTATCTTAATGGATATTTGCACCTTAAAACTCAACTTTGGTTTTCAAAACGTCAGAAGGATTAAGTTATTAAGATATTAGGTTATGAAGTGACTCTGTGTACTACTTTGTAAAGTTACTCACGCTTTATCCGTCCCATATCCTTTGTGTGTCCAATGGCCATTATAATTTGAGAGAATGAATGTGACAATCACGATGAACAGAGGTCCCACGTACCCCACGACCAAAAATGTTCTTTTCCTCGACCCATCTCTGTTGAATATCTGCAAAACAGAGGAGTTTAAGTCATATCATCTGGACAGTTTAATTGCCTATGCAGAAAACATCACAGATGCCATCCAGTgattcccaaacttttttttggccatgccccacctAATCATCTTTAAAATCCTGATGAACcctgtggtgatatataatttttatatatttatgtgaagGAAGCATAAAAGGCCATTTACTTGGTTGAAACATTCTCAAATTGCtccacttaaaaataaaattaccactGATGGGGCATACTACACCCTAcattgggaaccactggtctatGGCCTAACATATCTCTCCCAGCCCTATGAAAGTCTGGGATCAGTTGTCTCGTTTCACCAATTTTATAACCATAATTAGTTTACTCATAACACCAAATGTGACTGTTGCATAAAAGAACATTGAAACTTCTATTGGCAAGCCAGCGTCAAAAAACCCAGTATTGTTCAGACTCGGCTCTAACTTTGGTACAATGCCCATTTCGCACTCCAAACGTTATGTAACCATCAACAGTATGCCCATGAATACTAAGGAGATACAAGGAAAACTTAAGATTTTACAAACCAAGAAGAAATTCTTGTATAGATGATAGGCCTCAGTTGCACTCCAGGCGAGCATAGCCAGGAACAAGTAGTGAAGGATAATTGCCACAATGGTACAGACGCGTTTGTCTTTTGTGGCATCCAGACCTACTAACATTACGACTTTTGCTAATAGAAGACAGATGCAGAGGTTCATGCGGGAGAAGTTGTGGCCTAATATCTTCCCCTGTGGTGTTTTCTTGAACAGCACAAAACACAGAATACACAATAGCAAGCTGAAGATAGACACACTGGAACCAACGATCGTTATCAGCTGCATTACTTTATATATTGCCTGCCAAAGTTGAATCAATAACATATGAAAATCTGTAAGAATGGTTAAGCTGGCCTTAATGTAAGTGAGACACATTATTACAAGAAGCAAAATATTTCACTGGTATTACGAGGAAATACAAGAATAAAGTTCAGTGCAATTAGTGATTACCACACTTAAGTAGCTTGCTGTCTGATCTCTTACCGTGTCCCTCTGAAGTCTACTGGCAATATCCATAATGACTGCCAAATTGGTGAGATGGTCACAGTGACAAACAGTGGAGTGGTTGTCTGTAGTAATTATAGAGCAACCTTGGCTCTCCCAACTATTTCCAGTAACATTCCACCATGCACATCTACTTCCACTTAGGTTATAAGCTGTGCCATTGTAGATATGTTCAAAATGAATGACCACATTTTTCCCATCAGCTGTAAATATAATTGAATCCTCAGATGTCTTTTACTTCGTCACTTTAGATGAATTATAGAAGCCCTTGAAGAATTACTTCAAACCTTACAAATAACTCAGCAAACCTGCTTCTCAGCGTATTTCACCCTTAACTTGGACCCACAAGATCTGTACCAAAACATATACTCACAGGCATACCAGGTTGAGGCATCACCAATTTTAGCACCAATGATGGCACTGTTGACTTGAGCGGCAGCTTGCATATCGTCTTCAGACTTTGCTTCATCAGGAGAACTAGAATTATGGATAGCAAGATTaatttgaatataacaaaaggatTTGTGAGTTTAAAGAGACAGAAGCAGAGTTTGCATTTCATGAAAACCAACTAGAAGTCCCTATCACTTCTTTTAAGATGCTGCCAAATATTTTGCATTAAAGTCGATACCCAAACcaatgtataatgtatgtgtatatgtactaaCCATGGGAGAGAATTGTTTATGCAGTTCAAATTTTGAAAAGCCATAAAAATAACTTTGACATAATCGTTTTGGTCCTAATAGCCTTTGTAGAAATTACTTGGAAGAATAATTCTTGTATGATTAGACTCTGGGTGCACAAAAACTCCTTTATTGGGGTCGTTGAAATAAGTTGTAGGCTGATTGGCTACACTTACTACTGTtagggaagaggaaaaaagaactGAAATTAAACCGGTATCCCTAGAAAGTTACAAATAATTGAAGATTGCATGTTTTGTCATgctgttttttttcagttataatgtaaataaaagtaGATTCCTTACCAACTTTTGCATTATTGATTTCCTTTGTTTCATTGTGAAGATAATCAGTATATGTAACAGCTGCCTTGTAGAGGCCTTCTTGAAAGTTGGTGGATGTTAAAACACGTTTGTTTTCCGGCAAGTCTTTCCACACAGCTAAGTCCCTCAAGGTGTTTTCAGTGGCTTTCACTGCAGCATCCAGAAATTTCTGCAGACATAATTGTTTCATAGGTTTTAtcaacaagaaaatgataaataaacctAGGAAAGCATAACCAGGCAGTGGTCTTAGGAGTAAGAATTGTACAGTGTTGTAATTTCTTCAACTTTCTTGCGTTCTCACGAGGTGTTTTCCAATATTTTGGTCACAAAATAGGAGACGAAATCTGAAGACTCAGTCATGAGACTAGAGTCGAAGGAGAAAAAGGGCTACTCGTGTCTAGCAACAATAAGAAAGGGTGCAGATCTTTATGGTCACTCTTAGAAGGGTAGAAATATGATACAGATTACGTAATTCTAAAGATTTTAGGATTATTGTTTGAATATATCAAATGTATTTAGAGAACACTCAAAATTTTGATAAACTGAGTTCAT from Macrobrachium nipponense isolate FS-2020 chromosome 43, ASM1510439v2, whole genome shotgun sequence includes the following:
- the LOC135213693 gene encoding adhesion G protein-coupled receptor L2-like isoform X2, which produces MQAAAQVNSAIIGAKIGDASTWYASDGKNVVIHFEHIYNGTAYNLSGSRCAWWNVTGNSWESQGCSIITTDNHSTVCHCDHLTNLAVIMDIASRLQRDTAIYKVMQLITIVGSSVSIFSLLLCILCFVLFKKTPQGKILGHNFSRMNLCICLLLAKVVMLVGLDATKDKRVCTIVAIILHYLFLAMLAWSATEAYHLYKNFFLIFNRDGSRKRTFLVVGYVGPLFIVIVTFILSNYNGHWTHKGYGTDKACWLSNKLIWAFAGVALPVLLVNASLFVLTMKKACEKGRKVNKSIIPMLAGSISISLFLCLPWLTGFFYFAEGSEPVAVLFTILNSFIGVPMFVFSFLLDNSRTGQVKKTTKKGNKQTQGSQLTRLNHQIGENVSSNFDVKRRNFTATTGHSTSVSVTGGAAWSSFNGSSTPSSEQTYYENYSFTYDPCENCSASSRVTVSSRTEEDRVVIAIVHSGTNSPEVPSHQRQTR
- the LOC135213693 gene encoding adhesion G protein-coupled receptor L2-like isoform X1, whose amino-acid sequence is MAFQNLNCINNSLPCSPDEAKSEDDMQAAAQVNSAIIGAKIGDASTWYASDGKNVVIHFEHIYNGTAYNLSGSRCAWWNVTGNSWESQGCSIITTDNHSTVCHCDHLTNLAVIMDIASRLQRDTAIYKVMQLITIVGSSVSIFSLLLCILCFVLFKKTPQGKILGHNFSRMNLCICLLLAKVVMLVGLDATKDKRVCTIVAIILHYLFLAMLAWSATEAYHLYKNFFLIFNRDGSRKRTFLVVGYVGPLFIVIVTFILSNYNGHWTHKGYGTDKACWLSNKLIWAFAGVALPVLLVNASLFVLTMKKACEKGRKVNKSIIPMLAGSISISLFLCLPWLTGFFYFAEGSEPVAVLFTILNSFIGVPMFVFSFLLDNSRTGQVKKTTKKGNKQTQGSQLTRLNHQIGENVSSNFDVKRRNFTATTGHSTSVSVTGGAAWSSFNGSSTPSSEQTYYENYSFTYDPCENCSASSRVTVSSRTEEDRVVIAIVHSGTNSPEVPSHQRQTR